Genomic DNA from Asterias amurensis chromosome 2, ASM3211899v1:
GACTCATGCCAATAGATtccaaatttggtttgaggaGACAGGGCATCTAGGAAATGTTCAAGAAGAGTGTCATCAACAGGGCTTGAACCTCCttctaaaaatataaagaaCGTTCATATGTTTATAAATTCAAATAGTAAAACAAACTTATGGAGGGAATTTAAATTTGGAAGCAACATCATAGTATTATGGTTTGCCTACTATAATAACAGGCATACACTGAACTGTGCACATAATATGCCTCACATAGTAGGCATACGTACATCTTTTGCTTGCCAGTATGGCTGTAACATTTGAGTATAAGGAAAAAATTGTAAGCAATGCACTTGTAGggactactgtttttcaactTCCAGGTTAATCGTGCCGCTACGACTACTAAAAACATAGTCGTGACTACTTCAAATAATTATAGTCTGTGACTAcctgaaccaattgtgtcgttTACGACTActcacgacaacataatttacttacgaaatACAATCAGACATAAGTggcacaatccttcaatcctttcaacTTGAACTTTACTATATTACGCCTGCGGCAAACATTGCCACAATCAACAcatcttgaaaattaaaaattagtctCAACTAGTGTCGTAATCGCAACTTGCGACTTGTCGAGTACAGTAGTACAATTAACTAGTCGCCCAGCCTACAGTGTACAACAGAATTAGTGGCAGACTTACTTGCTTACGACCAAAatataattaacaaattaattaaaaacaaatttaccttGTGTGCACAGTATGCTGACTTTTCAAAGAGTATCTGGTTATTTCCCGTTTAATACAAACCCAGCAAGAACACGTTTTTCAGCTGAACAATTGTTATTTCCTGGTTTTCACATATCTTTCCCTgctgaatgaaacaaaatatttgttattatttaaggcTTTAGTTTtagtacttaaaaaaaatagtcattACTTGCAAGTATCTTTGAAATATCCCTGTATAATTAATTCACACATACAGACAATTCTGATCACTGAAAATTCCAATATATTGGcattttgaaattaattatgAGTTGACtggctttcattattttatatatagggCCTAGCTAGACTAGAGTACTACTACtagataataaaataatataaaaatattaattaagttAACCCACTTGTCACAAGTCCTCAAAATAACaccttttatataaaaaaaaaaatcaaaaaggaGACACATCAATTGATCATTATCCCATCATTATCAAAAGTATCGTTTGTCAGACATCCACAATAAAtacttatttttttctccaaaacaaaTAGAATAAAATATACCAATTCATTTTAACAACTACATACAACAACAATCAACCTCATTAATGTTCTATTACTGCCTGAAAATCAATATAATGAAGTCAAACCAACTTAACAAACTTCATAGCTAATAAAACTATAGACACATCCCCCTCCATTGTGTGCACCGTAAATAGCAGTGTGTTTTGATGGGTCACTATGCACCGCTAGCCCCCACGCCGTCACTGGCGATTCACGCTGAAAAACAGCAGTTTTTAAGTCGGTAAAAACAACACATGTGCTTGGTTTATTTCATTCAAGAACACTTAGTAAGCCCTGTGAACATAAACTATAAAATAGCAAATTATCAACGTTCTAATCCAACAACAAATCATAACAGAATCGAATTTATTTTCTACTTACCACGGTTCCACCACTCACagtgaaaacaagatggccgacttCAAAAAAGTTTTGAGAGCCCAAAAGTGTGTTTTGGGTCAAAGGTCGCGCCAATAAAATTGAAGTCTTAAGATACAATTGATATCAATCTTTTCGTACGCTCGATTGATCTTACGCTAAGATTGATTTTATGAAACAGATTTTTACAATTAATTGTAGACTAAGATTGATTCAGACTTAAGATTGATAGTTAAGATTAATTGTATTGTGTTCTTTATGAAACACCccccagatgcttgatttgggaacctcaaaaactaattcagaggtctcaaaattaaattcaaatatttaagtgagaaattacttctttctacagtgggagccgtttctgaaaatgttttatactatcatcagctctaccaagtaggtttttctgctaacaattatttttagtaattaccaatagggtccagtgcctttgaagacactggacactattggtaattgtcaaagaccagtcttctcacttggtgtatattaacatttttatgaataaaacaagcctgtgagtatttgagctcaattggtcaacgaagttgcgagataataatgaaagaaaaaacacccttgtcacacaaagttgtgtgcttcagatgcttgattttgagacctcaaattcttaatctggggtctcgaaatcaaattcgtggaaaattacttctttctcaaaaactacattacttcagagggagccgtttctcacaatgttttataacaccagcctctccccatttctcggcacaaggaaatgttttatgctaaaaattattttgagtaattatcaagtGTCTGCTGCCTTTAAGGGGAGGTACGTgtaaacacctttggtaataacttCAAAAATTAAGGGCCGTTTAAAACATGATTGTTATAAAAATTACCCTTTTTGAGGcagtcaaaaatttgaatctgcaCAAGGACCTTatttttatgcaacaagggtgtactTTTCTTTCATCGTTTGACATGTTTGACAGGAATAACCCGCCTTAAGAAACTCACTTCCCTCTCTTATAATGAACTTTATATAGCCAAAGAAAATTCCATTTGTATGAGATAAAGAAGTCAACAACACTACAATAACGAGGAACAGGGTAAtggcttttgtttgtttacagtatACAAATAAGACATGCTATCTTTATTGTCTTCATAGCAAAATTCCGATCAgattttttttagcataaaatgaagatttgttttcaaattaatttacaTTAAATATAATGAATTTACATGCAGTATATAATACATGCAACTTCGCATTTAATAAACGAGTAGTGTGTTGGCTGAAACGTAATTACACATATTTGTCAATACCTGAACCAGCCGTGTACGATAAAAATCTATCGGCAAGTTTTGAAATAGTTTGTTGCATGTCTGTTCTAGagagttttgttattgttaaaatCAAAAATCTTTGTAAGTTAACAATGTTTTCATGTACTTTTTTCTTTGTGAGCATGGTTTGTATTTCAAGTTCTTTTGAATGATAAAACCAACAATTGTTTgggcattttttcttttgtgaaaaaacccacaaatgGATTACATAGCATTGATAATAAACCATTGTTATGTTCTTTTAGTGTGCAAAACAATTTCAAGATCAACCTTATTGTTTGGTGTATATAtaattaaccctcctactgtctgaatATTTAATATCGCTACTCCCCCTCGCAACATGAGTGCATCTATGCAATATACAGTCAACTCTCTTACTGTTCGACTCTTCATTATCGTCCATTATTGTtttgaatgaagaaaaaaaaactacaggtACAGTGTGTACAAACCTgcaatattataagttatcacacaagtgctCGTGGAATACAgacaaatatagcgcttctgtaCCCCATATCAAACGAGgctaacaaatttatcttccagtcttaTGTGCAACGTGCAAAGTTTAAATTTCAGAACGTTTTTCTTGTGCGATGAACAGCATGCACGCGCACAAAGTCGAGCATGCaattttgcactgtccgtatacaaGCGTAACACATTGACACTCACTATACGCACTGTGTGCAATAACAAAACTGGAAATAGTATTAGGTTTTTATACCACACTCCAGTTCGAGcactgattggtggattagcttAGGTTTTTATACCACACTCCAGTTCGAGcactgattggtggattagcgcgtactggaagataatatCTAATCTTCCACCAAACTTGAATCCTCGATTCTGATTGTTGAATCCtcgattctgattggtcgattgCTTGAAGACAAATTTGCAATAAAATGTGCGCTTGTGggttacagaaaaatatagcgtaCATTTAACTTTGTTCCACGAGAGCATGTGTGATACCTCAAGAGCAGCATGCGTATGATACCTAATCATGTGGTCAAAGGATCTATACACAAACCTGCATACAGAAACTTAAGTGCAGTTCTGCGCAAAGTTTCTCACTTTACACAAACCATGCAGTTGAAAGGTTTCTAGCGGTTGGTCAACACGCTGAAAAATGGGAccaacagtaggagggttaacaaGGGATAAACACACATAGTTCAGTTACACTAAAGCAAATGGtctaagacactggacactattggtaattgtcaaagactggtcttcacagttgctgtatttcaacatatgcataaaataacaaacctgtgaaaatttgagctcaatcggtcctcgaagttgcgagatattaatgaaagaaaaaaacaccgttgtcacacacagttgtgtgctttcagatgcttgatctaaatcaaattcgtggaaaattacttcattcttaaacttgtcacttcagagggagctgtttctcacaatgttttatactatcaacctctccccattacttgcaatcaagaaaggttttatgataaaaattacatgtattttgagtaattaccaatagtttccactaccttcaatattggtttatatttttttatgagataTCACCTAACACCACAAGGCCaaggacggccacttcaaggtgagtgCTACACTGCTTTGGGCTATCGACCAAGATCAACTGCCAcaaggggccgttgccacctacttctggggctgaaacagggttacccccttcacagtgtGTAATGACGTTTAAGCATGGGTATCATTCACTAGGAACCTCACTGGTAGAGCAGTATGTAGTTCCTTCCCAACCTTAAGGAAAAAGAGTTGTTAGGTAGACAAATAGATTTGGCAGGAATGGAATGTTTTATAAGAGAATTTCTCTGATCATGATCAAAGGAGTATTCCTTCCTGATGTTTAGTCCCAATCCTCTTCAAAAGAGTTTGTCGTGTTTGATCGACTCCTGTTTGGTTTTGGTGGTGGTGGAATCATAGCTGAGAGCTTGTCCATTGTAGAGCCTGAATTCCCATTCATTCTACTATCATCCGCTCCacctcctccccctcctcctcctcctgcCTGGCGTGAGCCTGAGATGCCTTTACGTCGGAGTGACAGCTTAGAGGAAAGATCATCCATCAGACTCATTCCTGTAACTGCCTGACTCTGCTTCTTCTGTTTCTTCTCCATCTTGCGTTCCTTGACGTTCCTAAGAAGGCCCTTGCCACCGGCCATACGGATGGATTCCATCAGGTTGGCGCGGCCGTCGGCAGGTGCTGTCTTCTCAGCGGGAGCTGCTTGAGGAGCAGAGGTTGGAggaggtggtggtggtgggggtggCGCCCCACCTGCTTCCCCCAGCGGGCCTGGAGGGGGAGGCggaggtgggggtgggggtggtggAGGAGCAACTGACCCGCCAGGCGGAGGTGGGGCAAAACTACTCTCCGGAGCAGGCAGGGCCGGGAGATTGGTTGCTGGGGTACTTGGTAAGCCTCCCATTTCAGGGAGGACACTTGGCAACTCTGGGACATTACTCCCGGGTAACGAAGGTGCGATTGAGGGCCCCAGGTCTGCACTGTAGCTCAGGTCATCAGCAACTcctgaacaaaacaaagaatatCAGAACAAAAGTCAATCCCAACTGATGATGgatcagtttaaaaaaataaaattaagtgATGGACTACAGACAGTTAAATTCAACAATGCTTTGCACAAATTAGTTTTTTCAGTTAACTCCCACAAGTTTTAGAAAACCAATGTAGGGCTTGAATTTAATTACTGACCACCGGCTCGAGGCCAGCGATTTTAGCCTTGAGCCAGAAAACTTGGGAACTGACATGTTCAGCAGTGTTCTGTGTTTCAATTGAACaaaagaatttatttttatgcaagtcatCAAACACACAAgtcctgaaggccacttcaaggtgtgggctacaattgtttgtccagaggccgttgccacctactcctagggctgaaacagcgTACCCCCTTTTTAACTCCAtaatacggatgtaggcttgagtATTATCAGTCCGAaacctggccggtagagcagaaagcactacctccccaattttatgtaggaaagtgtcacgaccgggattcaaacccacactctgctgatcaaacaacagtcctaacttaggactagtcctaggagatatacataTTGCATGGATACAtgtagtcccaagttaggaccagtaactggtcctaactcgagataagactagtcctaactctttgtgaaatccacccctggtctcgTGAAATAAATTCCGGTAAACATTTTAAGCTTCAAGACAAAAGCACACCGGTCTTGTTTTCACCCCCACATCGAGCCttgtagtttttaaaactttagaACACTTATTCAAAAATCAATTCTGGtccaattaaaatgttttgagcCACGAGCCTTGGGGTCTTGTGGCATTTTCACCCACATCGAGCCCAGCAAGTGTTTTGAAAACTTGAACAATCttgatttaaaacaattatcaacccTGCTACACTCTTACCGGGTAAATCTGGGAGGTAGTTCGGCACGTCGATCTCGGGTACATCCCCGAGGTCAGGGACATAGAAGTAATTCTCCAACCCCTGCCTCTCCATCTGCTCTCTCTGTGTGATGGACATCGGGGCTGCTCCAATGCCTTCCTCCTGCTCCTCCTCGATTGTCTTCCTCGTTTTGGTCACCGCTCCAAGCGGATCGATCATCACATATTTTTTGTacctgaaaattaaaaacatgggAGTGAAAATAAGGATCAAAATAAAGTTCAACTATTACGTCTTTTCTTTTCTGCTGTTTAATAAAGATGTGCGCAATTAAAAACCGTCAATGCAGTTTCTTTTAAAGTGGACTTGACAACAAGTTTCCCAGACATTTGTTATGTTATACTCTGAAGGGTATACAGGTAGCTTGCAGTGAAttgaaatgtttgtatttgatgtttaacagccaataaaggatgatctcaatatttcaactattaccttttaatggccaaatagacatcgtataTGCCAGTTAacaaccattttactctcaaaatttgcatttaataataaataactcgagtcaaaaatgcacccggccgtgCGGCTTTTTCAGCTGAGAGTCAAAACCGGCTTATttattataatgaccccttgactCCAGTGACAATTTTCCGCTAATTGgatttgaacacagttctccagctttggcaaactgagggcgctattttccacatcaaatagcagCGACTGACgccacgattcctttgtcgcgcgggtttgtttgaccccgccTTTTATCAGAAATTTGGTTTGGAgcgttctggaaaaaaaaacatttttaccatgatttagcgtgaggtaagagactcgttaaatttgttatgtttcctggatggactgcagctatTAAAAAACAGTAACATCTATATATTTCAGATCATCCTTTACTGGCTGTTTAAGTACTTTCATTTTGCAAGGTTAACTTGTAAGATTTTTTCAAAGGGGGGGTGAGGGGGCGTATTTAAAACCGTATCTTAAAACCAACTTGGACCAGAAGTGCAGCATCTTGTAACTTACtataaagagagaaaaaaaagcacgccttgaatttcgttcttgaaggggcacagcaattttcctctggcaTGTCTGGTAAAGAGCATTTGTATGACAAACTTGTAtctgaactttgcaaagggcaccacagcaatagcTCAGTGCACCTTGGCAATATCCTGTGGGTGCATTGAACCAATATTTAAAGGCCTGGAGTAGGATCAATCTTTACAAACATTTGAAACCATCGATTGAGTTGAtgttgaattgtttttatttgttacagAAGTACGAATACGTGGGGTGGATGTCAGATGTCGAGTAAGGAAGAGTTACTCGACCTAACCTAagccttaagttttttaatatctcctagagGACTTaatagttctaagttaggactagttctgacagtttgtgaaatcgacccctggtgacCTAAAATTAATGAATAGGGGCCTACAAAGTTGGTTATTTATCATAGCACCACTTACGGATTCTCACTAGTATTGAACAGCAGCAGTGAGTTGATTGATTCCACATGTTTCGGTAAACCACCAAGACCTTCCCACGAGCTCTCTGAATCCCGATCTTTCCGGATGTTCAACTGAACATTATAAAACTGCAGTTTCTCCCTCAAGGCTCGACTGTCTAAATTCTGATGTTTACTGATCAGTTTCCTTACAGGTCGCTTAATCTGGTTCAAATCTTTCGTCCCTTCAAACACCGACTTGTAGGTCAGGTGACTGTCCGGTGCAGGGTACTTGGCACTCGAGAACACCTTGATGGCTTTCCGTGTGTCTTTGATTTTGTCGACTTTGGCCTGGGCGACATCCAGTCTCTTGTTGATCCCTTCAAGACGGGTGTGGTTGTCCGTGACTCGGGCAGTGATGCGGTCAAAGACATCATTGGCAACTTTTTCCATGTAGTCCAGGGCGTCAGCTATTTGTTGGATTGTCTCCTCTCGTCGGAGGTCCGGCTGGATGACCGGGATGTTGTAGACTTGACCCGGCATGGTGTCCTAGGGGGCAGCTTGATAACGGAAACTTCAAACTGCTCCTCAATTCCAAGTGATGTGTATCTTCTTAAATAATTCCTACATGTAAGAAAGGGGAAATAAAACCTTTTAAATCAACAAAACACAGTGGGACGTTTATGTGGATTGTCAGGGCTGAACGGACCGATATACAGTTACTCCGAAGATTTGTTCCCAAACAGGACACTACAACAAACCATCTGATGTTgggaaaacaataaattgtggCTCTTTCTCTGCTCTTGAAGAAGGGCTCAATTCCCTTCCAACACCTACTGCAGTAAAAACGCAATACCGACTGCCATAAGTGTTGAAATAATAAGTCATTTTGGAATAACTTCTGGGTCTTTACAATATTACGACGCTACTCGCTAATACTTGTTTATAAGTGAAGATAACCGTAATCTGCAATCCTCCTGAAGGTCGTAGAGCTAGCTAGAGGAGGGTGTGCATGGTGGAATGTATGTTTGCCTTGAATGAATGTTTctctttaaaaaagtaaataatcTATAGCAATTGTTGAAAACTTTCCGCAACCTACCTGCCACTACTACACGGTACTTCACTCATTTTTACTCTTAAAAAATGGAATAATCAATTGTAACAAATAGTAATTAGCAAATTACAAATGTAATATAATGTAGACCTATTTCATTTTCAATCAAAAGTGAAGAAGTGGTAGCAGGCAGgttacggaaacttttccccccTTGGTTGGATTATCGTTGATTGTTGCTTTGAGCTTTGATTTTGAATGAAGTTTGAGTTTGAACTTTGAGTACTGTTTTGACTATAAATACGAGTTCTAAATTCAGCAGATCAGAacatgtacaaaaacaaatagaCTGATGATACTGATACTGGATAGAAAAAGATAGATAGATTAGAATGATATCCTTCATTCTGCCATATTATTAggcctaaaaataaaacaataatattgcaGTTTGCAGTTttcaattgaaattgaaatcatGAATgaaactagacccagtaactggggcgctgtactccttttcaacaatttttgactttatctgtcgtactagcgccccagggaatggcacagaattttaacgaatacccagtttttcgcgacacccagccacaaaaaatgcctcaaaatgacaaaaagaccaaacaaactagctcaaaaatcgcctactctattctcgatacgtctaggatgtaacatcaggcatttaattgtactcacgatcattttttaaactccaaatcgatgatttttaactccgcatcgtagagcgattgacaagtctgcgattttcggatgtgtatggtaacgaaacatggcgtcgcgttgtgggtggatgtccatcaacggctgtttaatgctacacttgttagaggcgttgcagcgaatgctatacattgtacacggggatgggtacaggcgctgcagctagcgagtgcccacgtgcgttcaatcatgggcaacgtattacacggtgccgggttgttggaaaattatcagaaagggggtgaaaggttctcagaaagggaatattgtctgaaagaggggatttttctggtcatcgcccccccaaaaaaaagaaaaaaaaaaaaaagggggaaaaatatgata
This window encodes:
- the LOC139954353 gene encoding WASH complex subunit 1-like — translated: MPGQVYNIPVIQPDLRREETIQQIADALDYMEKVANDVFDRITARVTDNHTRLEGINKRLDVAQAKVDKIKDTRKAIKVFSSAKYPAPDSHLTYKSVFEGTKDLNQIKRPVRKLISKHQNLDSRALREKLQFYNVQLNIRKDRDSESSWEGLGGLPKHVESINSLLLFNTSENPYKKYVMIDPLGAVTKTRKTIEEEQEEGIGAAPMSITQREQMERQGLENYFYVPDLGDVPEIDVPNYLPDLPGVADDLSYSADLGPSIAPSLPGSNVPELPSVLPEMGGLPSTPATNLPALPAPESSFAPPPPGGSVAPPPPPPPPPPPPPGPLGEAGGAPPPPPPPPPTSAPQAAPAEKTAPADGRANLMESIRMAGGKGLLRNVKERKMEKKQKKQSQAVTGMSLMDDLSSKLSLRRKGISGSRQAGGGGGGGGGADDSRMNGNSGSTMDKLSAMIPPPPKPNRSRSNTTNSFEEDWD